Genomic window (Candidatus Atribacteria bacterium ADurb.Bin276):
TGGCGACGGGAAGCAAAAACGATAACTTTTTTTTCGCTCCCTTCGACCAGCGTACCATCTTCGGCTCGAAGTTGAATTTCATAAGATCCAACCGGAAGTTGTAAAACAAAGCCTTGAGCTAATTCGGTTGAATAGAATTGAACAAACTCAGGTGGCTTTGGTTCTTGAGGGATGGGGATATTAATTGGTCCAGTGTCTCCAGCTTCACGACGACGTCTTACTTCTTCTAAAAAACGATTAAAAGATTCACGATATTGGGCCATATTTTCATAGTATTGTCGTAATTGAGCATTAAATTGCTCAACGGCCGACTGATATTTTTCAAAGGATTCTATAGCAGAAGCCTCGGTGTAGACCACGGCTTTTTCTGAATAGTACCCTTTCGGGTAATAGAGTGAATAAGAAACCTTATCGAGAGTTTCAATAATTTTTCCATTTTGTATTAACTCCAGCTTACCGGCAACCTCTTCATTAAGAGTACTAAAACCAGCCATATATTTTTGGGTAATCGGCCAGAAATAGACAATAGTTTTTCGAGGGCTTATTATGCTGGATTCATTAGCAATCAGATAAATTGTTTCTTCGGTAGCTGGGCAGAAGCTTTTGCTGTATCCTGAACCGTTAAAGGAAGTCAAAGAAAATACCAGTTGTTCTCGCAAAACCGGAGCTTCAGCCATAGCAATAGTTGAGACTCCAAATAGGCTTATAACAATGAGGATAAATAATGTTAAAGAATTTTTTTTCATGCCTTGACACCTCTTCGGTTCATGATGAAGATGGAAAGAGAGAGAAAAATCACTACATACACGATGCAATATAGAACATTAGTAAAGAACAATGACCAATTATCCAATATTACCGAATCTAAACCTCGTGATAAATAGGCAAAGGGTGAAACCCAATTGATTCCCTTAAAAACTAATTGAAGTGTTTCTCGAACATAAAAAAGCGAAGTCGGGAGGGATTCTTTTTCTAATCCTAAAAGGGTACTATAAGAAAACTGGATGGCAAGGAATGCCCCAAAAACCGCAATGAGCGTGATGACCGAACTTCTTACCCGGCTGGTCAGTGAGGAGATGAAAAGCCCAAAACTAACCACACAAGATATGAGAAATACTCCCATAATCAAGGCACGAACCAGACCAGGAGTAAATCCTAAATTGGTAAAAAAGCTCACCAAGAAGAAGTAAACAGCAGTAAAACCTAATGAAATTACACCCAAAAAAAAGTCTTTCCAAAATTTAGCCATTAGAAAATTCTTTGAAGTAACTGGTCCGTAGAAGAGAACTTCTAAGGTTCCTTGTTCGCGTTCCCTTGATATCGAAATCGCCGAAATGAGTACCAAGTAGAGTGAGATGATGATGATGGTGATATACAATGGATAATTAAGAGGAAATGCGCTCACTAAAATATCGTCTTCTCTAATTCCATCAAGAAAATTCTTTAAAATAAAAGATGAGGCGAAGAAGGAAACAAACAACACTCCATAATAACCCCAACTATACAAGCTATATAAAAGGTCTCTTTTTAGGAGAATCTTGGTAATTCTTCCTTGGCTTGCCACAGCTATTGACCCTCCTTCTTAGTAAGCTCTACATTTTCAATGACATCTTCAAAAATTCCCTGTGGAGTGGTTAATAATAACTCCATAAGACCGTATTTCTCGTTTTCTGTATCAATATCAAGAGCATTCCAGGGTATAATAGCTTTATTTCGAGCTAAATAAGAAGTTGGGTCCCAGAAAAGCTTCATGGAGCCGTCAAAAAGCTTTCTTCCCCGGCTATAATTATCTTCATCTCCATCACGAACATATAATTTACCTTCAAGCGTGAGGGGGAGGGCTGGATAATCGGATATGCCTTGCCCTTCATGATTTTTAAAGCGGATTTCAACTTCAATACCCTGCTCAGATGGCTCAGAGAAACATATGATACCAGCTAAACCAGGGATTTCCTTCCCTTTCATGGTAAAATCAAACACATTTATTCCTTTTTTAATGTCTATTTCCTGTTGGATTTCTTCGTAATAGGGAGCAATAGCTTTAAGGGTGTGTTTTCCTGGGGGAATCCGGGTTAATTTATAATCTTTACTCATATATAAAATGTCCGATTTTCTATCAATAGTAATTTGAAGTTTCTTTACCACATCCTGAGATATCTCGTCGACCACCTTACCTTGGAGAGTTCCCCATTTAGTACTGGTGGTGAAGTAGACGAAAACGAACAAAACTGCCAAGACAACAAGTATAAATGTAGAAATAAGGATGGTTGTTTTTTTCTTTTTCATTGTCCATTCCCTCGGTTGGTTAATAACGAAATGTTTTGTTGGGTGATAGTAATAAAAGCTTCTTCTAAGCTCATTTCTTTCGCTTGCATAGCAAGGATGATATACCCAGAATTAAAAATAGCTTCTGAAAGGTCTTTACGGTAATCTCGATCGGTTTTCAGCTGGACTTCAACTTTGTTCTCTTTGCATTGAAAAGCTTGGATAAAGGGAAGATTGCTTAAAACCGGCTCTAAATTTTGGGCTTCCTGATTCAATTCAATGCGTATAGTCACCGTATCAGATAATTTTCTTTTAATATTATCCATATTATCTTCGGCAAGTAATTTCCCCTGATTGATAATTCCTACTTTTTTACACAATTTTTCAACTTCGGAGAGAAGATGAGAGGAGACAAACACGGTCCGACCGGTTTCATGCTCTTCTTCGATCAGATCACGTATTTGCTTAATACCGGTTGGGTCGAGGTTGGCTACCGGTTCATCAAGGATGAGTAACTCTGGATCATGGAGAAGGGCTTTCACAAAGGCTAATTTTTGTTGCATTCCTTTAGAATAAGCACCGAGATTTTTATTTTTTTCTTTTTCTAAACCAACGGCATTCATTAATTTGT
Coding sequences:
- a CDS encoding ABC-2 family transporter protein; its protein translation is MASQGRITKILLKRDLLYSLYSWGYYGVLFVSFFASSFILKNFLDGIREDDILVSAFPLNYPLYITIIIISLYLVLISAISISREREQGTLEVLFYGPVTSKNFLMAKFWKDFFLGVISLGFTAVYFFLVSFFTNLGFTPGLVRALIMGVFLISCVVSFGLFISSLTSRVRSSVITLIAVFGAFLAIQFSYSTLLGLEKESLPTSLFYVRETLQLVFKGINWVSPFAYLSRGLDSVILDNWSLFFTNVLYCIVYVVIFLSLSIFIMNRRGVKA
- the yxlF_1 gene encoding putative ABC transporter ATP-binding protein YxlF — translated: MIQTENLCKAYNDLLVVNELNLKVEKNDIYGFLGPNGAGKTTTIMMLLGLVPKSSGKIFLLGNEMKTNDVKLKRKVGVVSESQYFYRDMTALEYLNFFGEIYEVENRPKRIDKLMNAVGLEKEKNKNLGAYSKGMQQKLAFVKALLHDPELLILDEPVANLDPTGIKQIRDLIEEEHETGRTVFVSSHLLSEVEKLCKKVGIINQGKLLAEDNMDNIKRKLSDTVTIRIELNQEAQNLEPVLSNLPFIQAFQCKENKVEVQLKTDRDYRKDLSEAIFNSGYIILAMQAKEMSLEEAFITITQQNISLLTNRGNGQ